AAAGAACTTAACGCACGTCTATAATAGAAGAAAAGAGTGGTTTGTCCACTCTTTTTACTCTCTTTATCCATAGAAATTGGACTCAGCCAAGACTTGTGATATAATATAGAGAGTAAAAAGGCAGACGCCTAGAGACTTTATAGGAGAAACTATGTCAAAAGATATCCGCGTACGTTACGCACCAAGTCCAACAGGACTACTACACATCGGGAATGCCCGTACAGCATTGTTCAACTATCTTTACGCACGTCATCATGGTGGAACTTTTATTATCCGTATTGAAGATACTGACCGTAAACGTCATGTCGAAGATGGTGAACGTTCACAGCTTGAAAACCTTCGTTGGTTGGGCATGGATTGGGATGAAAGCCCAGAAACACATGAAAACTACCGCCAGTCTGAACGTTTGGACTTGTATCAAAAATACATCGACCAATTGCTAGCTGAAGGAAAAGCCTACAAATCTTATGTTACAGAAGAAGAATTGGCGGCTGAACGCGAACGCCAAGAAGCGGCTGGTGAAACACCACGCTACATCAACGAATACCTTGGTATGAGTGAACAGGAGAAAGTAGCTTACATCGCAGAACGTGAAGCAGCTGGTATCATTCCAACAGTTCGTTTGGCTGTTAATGAGTCAGGTATCTACAAGTGGCATGATATGGTCAAAGGCGATATCGAATTTGAAGGTGGCAATATCGGTGGTGACTGGGTTATCCAAAAGAAAGATGGTTACCCAACTTACAACTTTGCCGTTGTTATCGATGACCACGATATGCAAATCTCCCATGTTATCCGTGGAGATGACCATATTGCTAATACACCAAAACAGCTTATGGTTTATGAAGCACTTGGTTGGGAAGCACCAGAGTTCGGTCACATGACTTTGATTATCAACTCTGAAACTGGGAAAAAATTGTCTAAACGTGACACCAACACCCTTCAGTTTATCGAAGACTACCGTAAAAAAGGTTATTTACCAGAAGCAGTATTTAACTTTATTGCTCTTCTTGGTTGGAACCCAGGTGGAGAAGATGAAATCTTCTCTCGTGAAGAACTCATTAAACTTTTCGATGAAAACCGCCTCAGCAAGTCTCCAGCAGCCTTTGATCAGAAGAAACTCGACTGGATGAGTAATGATTATATCAAGAATGCAGACCTAGAAACTATCTTTGAAATGGCAAAACCATTCTTAGAGGAAGCAGGCCGATTGACTGATAAGGCTGAAAAATTAGTTGAACTCTATAAACCACAAATGAAATCAGTAGATGAGATTATTCCATTGACAGATCTCTTCTTCTCAGATTTCCCAGAATTGACAGAAGCAGAGCGCGAAGTCATGGCAGGGGAAACAGTCCCAACAGTTCTTGAAGCCTTCAAAGCAAAACTCGAAGCGATGACAGATGATGAATTTGTAACAGAGAATATCTTCCCACAAATTAAAGCAGTCCAAAAAGAAACAGGTATTAAAGGGAAAAATCTTTTCATGCCTATTCGTATCGCTGTTTCAGGTGAAATGCATGGACCCGAATTGCCAGATACTATCTTCTTGTTAGGCCGTGAAAAATCAATCCAGCATATTGAAAATATGTTAAAAGAAATCTCTAAATAAGAAGGGTACAATAATGGACATCTGGGAAAAGATGTACGAAGAAGCACAGAAACTATACGATCCACATGAAGTATCTGATTTTGTTTATGCCAACCATGTTGTAGCCGCAGTAGAAGCAGAAGATGGACAAATATTTACAGGTTTCTGTATGGAGGGAACCTGTGGTGTTTTCCATCTCTGCGCAGAGCGTGCGGCACTCTTTAATATGTACCAATTTTCAGGACAAACTAAGGTTAAAAAAGTATTAGCCTTCCGAGACAAACCGCCGTATGGTGGAAGTTCAGGAATGCCCTGTGGAGCTTGCAGAGAATTCCTTTTAGAGTTGAACGCTGAAAATAAAGATGCAGAATTCATGATGGACTACGATAGAAGAAAGATAGTGAAAGTCGCAGAACTAATCCCATATTGGTGGGGAGAAGAACGTGCTTCTAAGTTTAATGAACAATAGAAGAGTCAGTATAATTCTGGCTCTTTTTACTTTATTTGAAAAAAAGGAAAAAGTATTTGAAAAAAAATTAGAAAAAGTAGTTGACAAAAAATAAAAAGGCTGTATAATAGTAAGAGTTGAAAATAACAACTCAGGTCCGTTGGTCAAGGGGTTAAGACACCGCCTTTTCACGGCGGTAACACGGGTTCGAATCCCGTACGGACTATGGTATGTTGCAGATGGAACACTTGATGAAAAAAGTTTTAAAAAAACTTAAAAAAGTTTCAAAAAAGTGTTGACAAGCGAAAGCGACTGTGATATACTAATATAGTTGTCACTTGAGAGAAGTGAGTGACAAAGACCTTTGAAAACTGAACAAGACGAACCAATGTGCAGGGCACTACAACTAAGGTTGTAGTACTGAACAATGAAAAAACAATAAATCTGTCAGTGACAGAAATGAGTGAGAGCTCAAACTTTTAATGAGAGTTTGATCCTGGCTCAGGACGAACGCTGGCGGCGTGCCTAATACATGCAAGTAGAACGCTGAAGGGAGAGCTTGCTCTTCTGGATGAGTTGCGAACGGGTGAGTAACGCGTAGGTAACCTGCCTGGTAGCGGGGGATAACTATTGGAAACGATAGCTAATACCGCATAATAGTAGATGTTGCATGACATTTGCTTGAAAGGTGCAATTGCATCACTACCAGATGGACCTGCGTTGTATTAGCTAGTTGGTGGGGTAACGGCTCACCAAGGCGACGATACATAGCCGACCTGAGAGGGTGATCGGCCACACTGGGACTGAGACACGGCCCAGACTCCTACGGGAGGCAGCAGTAGGGAATCTTCGGCAATGGACGGAAGTCTGACCGAGCAACGCCGCGTGAGTGAAGAAGGTTTTCGGATCGTAAAGCTCTGTTGTAAGAGAAGAACGAGTGTGAGAGTGGAAAGTTCACACTGTGACGGTATCTTACCAGAAAGGGACGGCTAACTACGTGCCAGCAGCCGCGGTAATACGTAGGTCCCGAGCGTTGTCCGGATTTATTGGGCGTAAAGCGAGCGCAGGCGGTTAGATAAGTCTGAAGTTAAAGGCTGTGGCTTAACCATAGTACGCTTTGGAAACTGTTTAACTTGAGTGCAAGAGGGGAGAGTGGAATTCCATGTGTAGCGGTGAAATGCGTAGATATATGGAGGAACACCGGTGGCGAAAGCGGCTCTCTGGCTTGTAACTGACGCTGAGGCTCGAAAGCGTGGGGAGCAAACAGGATTAGATACCCTGGTAGTCCACGCCGTAAACGATGAGTGCTAGGTGTTAGACCCTTTCCGGGGTTTAGTGCCGCAGCTAACGCATTAAGCACTCCGCCTGGGGAGTACGACCGCAAGGTTGAAACTCAAAGGAATTGACGGGGGCCCGCACAAGCGGTGGAGCATGTGGTTTAATTCGAAGCAACGCGAAGAACCTTACCAGGTCTTGACATCCCTCTGACCGCTCTAGAGATAGAGTTTTCCTTCGGGACAGAGGTGACAGGTGGTGCATGGTTGTCGTCAGCTCGTGTCGTGAGATGTTGGGTTA
Above is a genomic segment from Streptococcus mitis containing:
- a CDS encoding glutamate--tRNA ligase; the protein is MSKDIRVRYAPSPTGLLHIGNARTALFNYLYARHHGGTFIIRIEDTDRKRHVEDGERSQLENLRWLGMDWDESPETHENYRQSERLDLYQKYIDQLLAEGKAYKSYVTEEELAAERERQEAAGETPRYINEYLGMSEQEKVAYIAEREAAGIIPTVRLAVNESGIYKWHDMVKGDIEFEGGNIGGDWVIQKKDGYPTYNFAVVIDDHDMQISHVIRGDDHIANTPKQLMVYEALGWEAPEFGHMTLIINSETGKKLSKRDTNTLQFIEDYRKKGYLPEAVFNFIALLGWNPGGEDEIFSREELIKLFDENRLSKSPAAFDQKKLDWMSNDYIKNADLETIFEMAKPFLEEAGRLTDKAEKLVELYKPQMKSVDEIIPLTDLFFSDFPELTEAEREVMAGETVPTVLEAFKAKLEAMTDDEFVTENIFPQIKAVQKETGIKGKNLFMPIRIAVSGEMHGPELPDTIFLLGREKSIQHIENMLKEISK
- a CDS encoding cytidine deaminase is translated as MDIWEKMYEEAQKLYDPHEVSDFVYANHVVAAVEAEDGQIFTGFCMEGTCGVFHLCAERAALFNMYQFSGQTKVKKVLAFRDKPPYGGSSGMPCGACREFLLELNAENKDAEFMMDYDRRKIVKVAELIPYWWGEERASKFNEQ